A region from the Salvelinus sp. IW2-2015 linkage group LG19, ASM291031v2, whole genome shotgun sequence genome encodes:
- the LOC111979229 gene encoding TLC domain-containing protein 4-B isoform X1: protein MLLPLKCTCRYRASVSHDDVKVSIGRHCLCNGVLYRLSRRQSRQLLQHFVSVRGGIYNFLETSAVTGVFVTFQCLFHFVSPCVSARFCPGYRRLSPKHTIEWNSRTVSTFHALIVGLFCLYILLFDDAVNEDPVWGDPSLVKINVAITCGYLLSDMLLICYYWRAIGDKFFVIHHLAALYAYYYVLSIGMLPYFANFRLVAELSTPCVNQRWFFEVLGYPKKSLPNMVNGIAMTLSFFLVRIAVMPMYYSRMYAVYGTEPFYRVTFGGRCAWMGPSFCLDIMNFMWMHKMARGCISVLRSPGKVKVEKLQNGKVH from the exons ATGCTGCTCCCCTTGAAATGCACTTGTCGTTATCGCGCTTCGGTATCGCACGATGACGTCAAGGTTAGTATAGGGCGTCATTGCCTGTGCAATGGTGTGCTATATCGACTGAGCAGGCGTCAGAGTCGCCAATTACTCCAACATTTTGTATCTGTACGCGGTGGAATATATAATTTCTTAGAAACTAGTGCGGTGACTGGAGT CTTTGTGACGTTCCAGTGTCTGTTCCATTTTGTCAGTCCCTGTGTCTCTGCTCGGTTCTGCCCTGGGTACCGCCGTCTCAGCCCTAAACACACCATAGAGTGGAACTCCAG AACTGTGTCTACATTTCACGCCTTGATAGTGGGCCTTTTTTGTCTCTACATATTACTATTTGATGATGCCGTCAATGAAGACCCAGTCTG GGGAGATCCGTCACTGGTGAAAATAAATGTGGCCATAACCTGTGGCTACCTCCTATCAG ATATGCTGCTCATATGTTACTATTGGCGGGCGATAGGGGACAAGTTTTTTGTAATCCACCACCTGGCAGCACTGTATGCTTACTACTATGTACTG aGCATAGGAATGTTGCCTTATTTTGCTAACTTCCGTCTGGTCGCAGAGCTTTCCACTCCTTGTGTGAACCAGCG CTGGTTCTTTGAAGTGCTTGGTTACCCAAAGAAATCATTACCAAATATGGTCAACGGAATTGCCATGACGCTATCCTTCTTCCTGGTGAGGATAGCGGTCATGCCGATGTATTACAGCCGGATGTACGCCGTGTACGGGACAGAACCTTTCTACCGGGTGACTTTTGGTGGCCGTTGTGCCTGGATGGGCCCCAGTTTCTGTCTAGACATTATGAACTTCATGTGGATGCATAAAATGGCCCGCGGCTGCATTAGCGTCCTGCGCTCTCCCGGAAAGGTAAAAGTGGAAAAGCTACAGAATGGGAAAGTGCACTGA
- the LOC111979229 gene encoding TLC domain-containing protein 4-B isoform X3, producing MASFSPLVLSIAATSFVTFQCLFHFVSPCVSARFCPGYRRLSPKHTIEWNSRTVSTFHALIVGLFCLYILLFDDAVNEDPVWGDPSLVKINVAITCGYLLSDMLLICYYWRAIGDKFFVIHHLAALYAYYYVLSIGMLPYFANFRLVAELSTPCVNQRWFFEVLGYPKKSLPNMVNGIAMTLSFFLVRIAVMPMYYSRMYAVYGTEPFYRVTFGGRCAWMGPSFCLDIMNFMWMHKMARGCISVLRSPGKVKVEKLQNGKVH from the exons ATGGCAAGCTTCTCTCCGCTGGTCCTGTCCATCGCTGCCACCAGCTTTGTGACGTTCCAGTGTCTGTTCCATTTTGTCAGTCCCTGTGTCTCTGCTCGGTTCTGCCCTGGGTACCGCCGTCTCAGCCCTAAACACACCATAGAGTGGAACTCCAG AACTGTGTCTACATTTCACGCCTTGATAGTGGGCCTTTTTTGTCTCTACATATTACTATTTGATGATGCCGTCAATGAAGACCCAGTCTG GGGAGATCCGTCACTGGTGAAAATAAATGTGGCCATAACCTGTGGCTACCTCCTATCAG ATATGCTGCTCATATGTTACTATTGGCGGGCGATAGGGGACAAGTTTTTTGTAATCCACCACCTGGCAGCACTGTATGCTTACTACTATGTACTG aGCATAGGAATGTTGCCTTATTTTGCTAACTTCCGTCTGGTCGCAGAGCTTTCCACTCCTTGTGTGAACCAGCG CTGGTTCTTTGAAGTGCTTGGTTACCCAAAGAAATCATTACCAAATATGGTCAACGGAATTGCCATGACGCTATCCTTCTTCCTGGTGAGGATAGCGGTCATGCCGATGTATTACAGCCGGATGTACGCCGTGTACGGGACAGAACCTTTCTACCGGGTGACTTTTGGTGGCCGTTGTGCCTGGATGGGCCCCAGTTTCTGTCTAGACATTATGAACTTCATGTGGATGCATAAAATGGCCCGCGGCTGCATTAGCGTCCTGCGCTCTCCCGGAAAGGTAAAAGTGGAAAAGCTACAGAATGGGAAAGTGCACTGA
- the LOC111979229 gene encoding TLC domain-containing protein 4-B isoform X2: MIRQFKIHSVLIIGYVKTSFVTFQCLFHFVSPCVSARFCPGYRRLSPKHTIEWNSRTVSTFHALIVGLFCLYILLFDDAVNEDPVWGDPSLVKINVAITCGYLLSDMLLICYYWRAIGDKFFVIHHLAALYAYYYVLSIGMLPYFANFRLVAELSTPCVNQRWFFEVLGYPKKSLPNMVNGIAMTLSFFLVRIAVMPMYYSRMYAVYGTEPFYRVTFGGRCAWMGPSFCLDIMNFMWMHKMARGCISVLRSPGKVKVEKLQNGKVH; encoded by the exons ATGATTAGGCAATTTAAAATCCATTCCGTTCTTATCATTGGCTATGTGAAAACAAG CTTTGTGACGTTCCAGTGTCTGTTCCATTTTGTCAGTCCCTGTGTCTCTGCTCGGTTCTGCCCTGGGTACCGCCGTCTCAGCCCTAAACACACCATAGAGTGGAACTCCAG AACTGTGTCTACATTTCACGCCTTGATAGTGGGCCTTTTTTGTCTCTACATATTACTATTTGATGATGCCGTCAATGAAGACCCAGTCTG GGGAGATCCGTCACTGGTGAAAATAAATGTGGCCATAACCTGTGGCTACCTCCTATCAG ATATGCTGCTCATATGTTACTATTGGCGGGCGATAGGGGACAAGTTTTTTGTAATCCACCACCTGGCAGCACTGTATGCTTACTACTATGTACTG aGCATAGGAATGTTGCCTTATTTTGCTAACTTCCGTCTGGTCGCAGAGCTTTCCACTCCTTGTGTGAACCAGCG CTGGTTCTTTGAAGTGCTTGGTTACCCAAAGAAATCATTACCAAATATGGTCAACGGAATTGCCATGACGCTATCCTTCTTCCTGGTGAGGATAGCGGTCATGCCGATGTATTACAGCCGGATGTACGCCGTGTACGGGACAGAACCTTTCTACCGGGTGACTTTTGGTGGCCGTTGTGCCTGGATGGGCCCCAGTTTCTGTCTAGACATTATGAACTTCATGTGGATGCATAAAATGGCCCGCGGCTGCATTAGCGTCCTGCGCTCTCCCGGAAAGGTAAAAGTGGAAAAGCTACAGAATGGGAAAGTGCACTGA